A single region of the Halobacterium wangiae genome encodes:
- the cheB gene encoding chemotaxis protein CheB — protein sequence MTRALVVDDSHFMRTVISDILEDGGIDVVDTAANGKQAVKKVEAVEPDVVTMDVEMPKMNGIEAVEAVMSRAPTPILMLSALTTEDADATLEAMERGAVDAFAKPGGTISTELSGHSDELVATVERVATADPTAGHGVEQTAPAESTSADEYVDHPTLLVGASTGGPNVVESILGSLPREADFRVLVVQHMPAQFTTRFANRLDDTSEYDIKEAEDGARISGGEGLVARGDYHMRVSGYSNGRLRVRLDQSERQHSVRPAIDVTMETAAERVTDPLVAVVLTGMGTDGADGVCSVKEAGGRTFAQDEETSAVFGIPQRAIETGCVDEVRPADRLTEAITDSIRRSS from the coding sequence ATGACGCGTGCGCTGGTGGTCGACGACTCCCACTTCATGCGGACGGTCATCAGCGACATCCTGGAGGACGGGGGTATCGACGTCGTGGACACGGCCGCGAACGGCAAGCAGGCCGTCAAGAAGGTCGAGGCCGTCGAACCCGACGTGGTGACGATGGACGTCGAGATGCCGAAGATGAACGGCATCGAGGCCGTCGAGGCCGTCATGTCGCGAGCGCCGACGCCGATCCTGATGCTGTCGGCGCTGACGACGGAGGACGCCGACGCCACGCTCGAAGCGATGGAGCGCGGTGCAGTGGACGCGTTCGCGAAGCCCGGTGGCACCATCTCGACGGAGCTCTCGGGCCACAGCGACGAACTCGTCGCGACCGTCGAACGCGTCGCCACGGCGGACCCGACGGCCGGCCACGGCGTCGAGCAGACGGCGCCGGCCGAGTCCACGAGCGCAGACGAGTACGTCGACCACCCGACGCTGCTCGTCGGCGCGTCGACCGGCGGTCCGAACGTCGTGGAGTCGATCCTCGGTTCGCTGCCGCGGGAGGCTGACTTCCGCGTGCTGGTGGTCCAGCACATGCCGGCCCAGTTCACGACGCGGTTCGCGAACCGGCTGGACGACACCAGCGAGTACGACATCAAGGAGGCCGAGGACGGCGCTCGAATCAGCGGCGGCGAAGGGCTCGTCGCCCGCGGTGACTACCACATGCGGGTGTCGGGCTACTCGAACGGACGCCTGCGCGTCCGTCTCGACCAGAGCGAGCGCCAGCACAGCGTCCGGCCGGCCATCGACGTGACGATGGAGACGGCCGCCGAGCGGGTCACGGACCCGCTCGTCGCAGTCGTCCTCACCGGTATGGGGACGGACGGCGCGGACGGCGTCTGTTCGGTCAAGGAGGCCGGTGGGCGGACGTTCGCACAGGACGAGGAGACCAGCGCCGTGTTCGGCATCCCGCAGCGCGCCATCGAGACCGGCTGCGTGGACGAGGTGCGACCGGCCGACCGGCTGACCGAGGCGATCACCGATTCAATACGGAGGAGTTCCTGA
- the cheA gene encoding chemotaxis protein CheA, translating into MDDYLEAFVREGEEHVTNLNNALLELESDPGNEEAMDAIFRTAHTLKGNFGAMGFEGASDLAHAVEDLLDEMRQGELEVTSGRMDRVFEGVDDIEACLDDIEAHGEVQRDVSETSESVRAVLDEAAAAEAEPADDEGAVEADFDPLSVVDAATLEDADGGVFHVHVDMSGSQMKGVDGMFVMEAATEAFDLLGAVPEPDAINDGEFDDGFDLVVATEMSDVADTVRSFPKLTDATVSELTGDLGATGDEDVTGDDDTGVGGGDATDTSEESPAETSDEGADEAEASAVQSTDTEIQSVRVDVDQLDELHGLVEQLVTTRIKLRRGVEDSDRAVLDELDELDKITSSLQDTVMDMRLVPMKKIVGKFPRLVRDLAREQGKDIDFVVEGDDVELDRTILTEISDPLMHLLRNAVDHGIEPPAVREEDGKAPEGTITLSAERDRDRVLIQVKDDGGGIDRERVREKAVEKGIKTRKEVEELTDEEVEDLVFHPGFSTNEEVTDVSGRGVGMDVVRDTVTRLDGSVSVNSVPGEGTTFTMTLPVTVAIVKVLFVESGGEEYGIPIKTVDEISRMKPVKSVDGEEVITYDETVYPLVRLGSALEVPGETRNGDGMLVRIRDTERQVAIHCDDVRGQEEVVVKPFEGILSGIPGLSGAAVLGEGDVVTILDVATL; encoded by the coding sequence ATGGACGACTATCTCGAAGCATTCGTTCGCGAGGGCGAAGAACACGTAACGAACCTGAACAACGCACTGCTCGAACTGGAGTCCGACCCGGGCAACGAGGAGGCGATGGACGCCATCTTCCGGACTGCCCACACGCTGAAGGGGAACTTCGGCGCGATGGGGTTCGAGGGCGCCAGCGACCTGGCGCACGCCGTCGAGGACCTCCTCGACGAGATGCGCCAGGGCGAACTCGAGGTGACCTCGGGCCGCATGGACCGGGTGTTCGAGGGTGTCGACGACATCGAGGCGTGTCTCGACGACATCGAGGCCCACGGCGAGGTCCAGCGGGACGTCTCGGAGACCAGCGAGTCCGTGCGCGCAGTTCTCGACGAGGCTGCGGCGGCCGAAGCCGAGCCAGCCGACGACGAGGGAGCGGTCGAGGCCGACTTCGACCCGCTCTCGGTCGTCGACGCCGCGACGCTGGAGGACGCCGACGGCGGCGTCTTCCACGTCCACGTGGACATGTCCGGCTCCCAGATGAAGGGCGTCGACGGCATGTTCGTCATGGAGGCCGCGACCGAGGCGTTCGACCTCCTCGGTGCGGTTCCGGAACCGGACGCGATCAACGACGGCGAGTTCGACGACGGTTTCGACCTCGTCGTCGCCACCGAGATGTCGGACGTCGCCGACACCGTCCGGTCGTTCCCGAAACTCACCGACGCGACCGTCTCCGAACTCACCGGTGACCTCGGTGCAACCGGCGACGAGGACGTCACGGGTGACGACGATACGGGTGTTGGGGGCGGTGACGCTACCGACACCAGCGAGGAGTCTCCGGCGGAGACGAGCGACGAGGGTGCCGACGAAGCGGAGGCGTCCGCGGTCCAGTCCACGGACACTGAGATCCAGTCCGTACGCGTGGACGTCGACCAGCTAGACGAACTCCACGGGCTCGTCGAGCAGCTCGTGACCACGCGCATCAAACTCCGGCGCGGCGTCGAGGACAGCGACCGCGCGGTGCTCGACGAACTGGACGAACTCGACAAGATCACCTCGAGTCTCCAGGACACTGTGATGGACATGCGGCTGGTCCCGATGAAGAAGATCGTCGGGAAGTTCCCGCGACTCGTCCGGGACCTCGCCCGCGAACAGGGCAAGGACATCGACTTCGTGGTCGAGGGCGACGACGTGGAACTCGACCGCACCATCCTGACGGAGATCAGCGACCCGCTGATGCACCTGCTGCGCAACGCCGTCGACCACGGCATCGAACCCCCAGCGGTCCGCGAAGAGGACGGGAAGGCCCCCGAGGGCACCATCACGCTGTCGGCGGAACGCGACCGCGACCGCGTGCTCATCCAGGTGAAAGACGACGGCGGCGGCATCGACCGCGAGCGCGTGCGGGAGAAGGCCGTCGAGAAGGGCATCAAGACCCGCAAGGAGGTCGAGGAGCTCACCGACGAGGAGGTCGAGGACCTCGTCTTCCACCCCGGGTTCTCAACGAACGAGGAGGTGACGGACGTCTCCGGCCGCGGCGTCGGGATGGACGTCGTCCGCGACACCGTCACTCGACTTGATGGCTCCGTCTCCGTGAACAGTGTCCCCGGCGAGGGGACGACGTTCACGATGACGCTGCCGGTGACCGTCGCCATCGTGAAGGTGCTGTTCGTGGAGAGCGGCGGCGAGGAGTACGGCATCCCGATCAAGACCGTCGACGAGATCTCCCGGATGAAACCCGTGAAGTCCGTCGACGGCGAGGAGGTCATCACCTACGACGAGACCGTCTACCCGCTCGTCCGACTCGGCTCCGCGCTGGAGGTCCCCGGCGAGACACGGAACGGCGACGGGATGCTCGTGCGCATCCGGGACACCGAGCGGCAGGTAGCGATCCACTGCGACGACGTCCGGGGTCAGGAGGAGGTCGTCGTCAAACCCTTCGAGGGAATCCTCTCGGGCATCCCCGGACTCTCTGGGGCAGCCGTGCTCGGTGAGGGCGACGTGGTGACGATTCTGGACGTTGCGACTCTCTGA